DNA from Podarcis muralis chromosome 13, rPodMur119.hap1.1, whole genome shotgun sequence:
gagttaccttgagttgagaactttgccccaggattaGAACGGAAATCTTgtgccagcggcacagcggcagcaagaggccccattggtgaaagcacatctctagttaagaacagtttcaggttaagaatggacctctggaatgaattaagttcgtaactagagatacaactgtattcagaagcatgatgcTTCTGGTCCTGGAAATAGCATACAGTCATTATGGTGAGTGCTATCATTGGCTAGTAGTCATGGGCTAGTGGCCTATGGGTGGCGCAGTGGTCAGAGGGCCAGACTGGGACCCGGAAGACCaaatcactgggtgactttggatcAGTCACTCTCTTTTCCTCGAACCGCCCTTGCAggattcttgtgaggataaaagggggagggggagaataatgagctccttggaggaaatgtgggatataaaatgcaataatatttacaataaaataaatagaataagaTATTTCCTATGTGAATGTTGTTATTTAACATCAATTCAttgggtgttttttggggggtggctatGTTatttttatcaaaaatgtattaGTTTGATTTTCCACTTTACCACTTGACTCTTGATGGACAATCTAAGTCTGttgttttcaattaaaaaaacacacgaacaaaacaaaacttttctgTCTCATTCTCTGATTAGTGTGCAGTTAGCAAAACAGATGCTAATCGATTTCCCCTTCCAAACCAACCTCATTATCTGCTTCCCCTAATGTACCAAGAGAACAAAAAGTTTGCTACTAACTCTTCAAAACTTTGTTGCCTGATTAATTCCCATGCCTATAGATTAATTTTGTTCACATTTCTGCAAGATAACCCCAGTGGCCTACAAAACTTATTGAATTAATTAAAGTGCTTTACAGTCTGAAACTTCTGCCAAGGGAGATGATCAAAAGGATTTTGCTAACTTTTCTCCTACTGTAAATACAGTAACCGGATTTTTTCCTgctataaaattatacatatataatgtttgtgtgtgtgtgtgtgtgtgtgtgtgtgtgtgtgtgtacatatcagGAGCTTTAGGATGTTTGATTTCATGTGCTCATCCTAACTTAGACCCCATCTGCGCTATTCATTTcaaacagtatcataccactttaagtaGCCATGGCTTCCacaaaagcatcctgggaactgtagcctgtTAAGGGCAAGGAGAGTTGTTAGGCGACTCCTATTCCCCTTTCTGGACCACAGTTCTCAGGGTgacttaacaatcaatccctcttcccaggagctACATCCACTAAGAGCCTCTTAAAGCCTTTGGTCTCCACTGCACTGGGTAACAAGAAGAATTGGGCCAAACATTCAAAAGTAAAGTCCAATCCAATTCATatcgccctctctctctctctctctctctctctctctctctctctctcacacacacacacacacacacacacacttcaagatGGGAAAGGGAACAACATAAAGGAAGGAGTAATTCGGAATTGCCCCCAATCTTCATAATGGCACAGCTCCATCCTATGTCCAAAGTTAGGACTGCACAAGTTGAGGCACTCAATACAGGCTAGCTGCTCTCGAAGTCGTTTCTAGCAGAAGGTTCAGTTTGAATTAGGCACCATCAAATTTTGATTGTGGAGCTGGTTTTCCATGTTAACATTTACCTTCGAAACATCACATACCAGTTGTGTGTCCCagaaaaaatgggacatccctTTCCCCCCCCATGCGAGATCACAACAGCCATTTTGCATGCTGTGAGCTCTCCCCGTCTGACCCTGGAAAAACACTTTGATCAGGGTACAGTGAGGCGTGGTTCACATGACTCACCTGGGTGTGCATCCCAGAAGATACGCATCCTGGTATCAGATCTCCAGAATTCGGAGGGTATGACATCAGAGTGGTTTTCTTACATCCTCCCTGTACTTTTCTCAAGTCCAAAGTTGATTTTTCACACAGTAGCTATCACTGGCAGATTTCATGAGAAAACTATTAGAGGAGGAAAGGCTCATCAAGTTTGTCCACCGTTGACCCAATGAAGCAGATTGTAACAAGCGACCATATTTAGCAACAGATCAGccatttttactattttttaacCAGGATACCTGATGGGAGCCTCTTTTGGGTTCCTCCGGATGTGAATTTAGggctgtagccaactaagttctacccTGAAATTAAATGGCCTAAATTGGCAGCtatattaacttcaatgggtctactctgagtaggactaactttGAAGACAACTCTTAGTATTATAAAAGGAGTTGTTCAGAtattgtaagtgtgtgtgtgtggtttattaGAATTCCCCCTGAAAggataaatccagattaaatgggggtgggggattctGAATGCCAACAATGTTGTGTAGATgctggcaaaaatgtgtatgcaTTAGAAGCACATGGTGACCCGTTTTATGTGATTTGTTTCTCTCACAAATTGGACTTTTCACAATAGGTATGAGGGTTGCTAGTAAAACCTttgcagagctgcagttcccagcaccctcagtaaactacagttcccagaaatctTAGGGGAAAGCCATTATTTTTAAAGTGGTATAGgagtgcattaaatgtatggtatagGTGTGGCTAGTGACTTGTAACCACCCTGGCAGAATATATGAACAGGGGCACAGGCTTCCTGCCTCAGATGGTTGTTGTGCTTACAAAACTGCATAGTGCTGCCCCCTAGTGGCACTTAAAGGGTTATTTAATCTTCGACAGTAAAGTAGATTAGATTTGTATCCTTGAAAAAGATACAATGATTGGTatgggtcaggggtctgcaacctttaagacaaaaagagccacttggacccgtttccgaagaaaaaaacaactgggagccgcaaaaccattgtgacatttaaaacaaatatatctccggagccgcaatctgacagcaggcgggaaggtgacgtcgggacggtgcgtgactaacgcacgcaccgcccccatgcgacatcacagcaagtacagcgcccgccacagtggggagtgtcggggcgcacaatgcgcctcctcccctcgctagtatccgccccggagccgcggcaaaggtgtaaaagagccacatgcggctccggagccgcgggttgcagacccctggtatggGTGTAAGGAATAAaaacacaatttcctcaaaaaagCTTAAGTTTTCTTAAAACAACCATACTGGGAGTAAGAGTGATTGCCAGTATCCAGTTATGTAGAACAGAGTTTTCTGTTGCTTGAAATTCAAGCGGCACACATGATATGCCAAGTTCATTGACTTTTGGAAACCattgattattttaaaagaaattggttTATTTGGGCTTCAGATACACCACAAAATGTTTCATGAGCCTATTTTAGTCAGTTcacttttccccttcctcctgtTGTTTCAAACTCCATGAACTTAAAAACATGTTTTCAGTCAAAAGCATATTTCAAAGCATATTTCACCTGCTTGTTCCACAAAGCTGTAGACAGAAGTGGTCATAAGAGGACAAACCACAATGTTGAGAACAGCCACAGCCTTATTGAAAGgctgtactgctctggtttcatgtgcagtggtatctcgggttaaatacgcttcaggttacatacgcttcaggttacagactccgctaacccagaaatattacctcgggttaagaactttgcttcaggatgagaacagaaatcatgctccggtggcgcggcggcaggaggaggaccCATTAGTTAaaatgatgcttcaggttaagaacagcttcaggttaagaacggacctctggaacaaattaagtacttaacccgaggtaccactgtacatagagaTGCAGCTTCCATCGGAGCAAAGTGTTGTGGTGAATGCTTCCTACCATGAATGGCCACATATGTTCCAGGTTGGCTTGCTCTAGATTTCCAGCCCTGGATGCAGATTTGGCCTATAAGGCCTCAAaccaggtttttttatatataaataataataataataaatttttatttgtatcccaccctccccggccaaagctgggctcagagcgggtaacaacaagtaaaaatagtacagtgtacataaaatcacacagtcaattaataaaaaaacattcattctaaaatgagttcagaatcaaattaatggcaaccattgggttagagttctatgaggattagataaaggagagagggggatagactgtgccttggccaaaggcctggcggtacaggtctgtcttgcaggccctgcagaaagatgtcaagtccggcagggccctagtctcttgtgacagagcgttccaccagatatgggccacggccgaaaaagccctggctctggtcaaggctagtctaacctccctgtggcctgggatctccaagatgtttttatttgaagactgaaaggtcctctgtgggacataccaggagaggtggtcccgtaggtacgagggtccttgTCAGCCAAAGTTCATCAAAACtcggttctggcacctctcaggtgggcaccattgccattataagagagcaagggagaggTTCATGATGGGCTCTGGCAtctctttttatagaaaaataacactgcctaaaactatgattctataattttctgactatgaaataagaatctggtGATAATTCAGAGGTTTTCCACAGCAATGAAGGCTTTTGTTTTAACAAGAAAACTATTTATTTGGGCTTCTGAAACTCCATAAGAAGTATCATGGGTCTATTTTAACCAGTTCATAACTCCCATTCCTTCAATCATTTCAAACTGCATGAGTTTCTCTGCATTTTATTAAATACATGCTTGTAGGCAAAAGCATTTTTCAAAGCATCTTGGACCTGCCTGTTCCTCAGGCTGTATACAAAGGGGGTCATTAGAGGACAAACCACATTGTTAAGAAcggccacaactttgttgaagTTTTGCCCACCATCCCGCTCAGGTATGACGTACATAGAGATGCAGCTTCCATAGGTGACAGTGACAATGGTGATGTGGGAAGcacaggtggaaaaggccttctGCCTCCCTGCAGCACTTGGGATGTGGAGAACAGTTGAGATTATATTCACATAGGACACAACGGTGATAGCTAAAGTCCCCAGTAGCGTAAACACCGAAAGAATAAAGCTGGAGAGCTCTAGGAAATGTGTGTCACCACAGAGAAGATGGAGTAATGCTTTGCTGTCGCAGAAGAAATGGTCAATGATGTTGGAGCCACAAACAGGAAATTGAACATATAGCAGAGTTTGAGCCAAAATCACAGCAAGCGACCCAATCCAAGAGAACAGCACCAAAAGTGTGCAGAACCTCTCATTCATGGTGGTGGTGTACCTTAGGGGGTTGCAGATGGCCATATATCGGTCAAAGGACATCACAGTCAGCAGGAAGAAGTCTGTGGTGCCCAGGAAGAAATAGAAAAACAATTGGCTTATACATCCAGCATACGAGATTGTTTTCCTGCCAGATGCAAGGTTGAACAACGCCTTTGGGATGGCAGCAGTGGTGTATCCAATCTCCAAGATGGCATAATTCCGTAGAAAGAAATACATGGGTGTCCTGAGGCGGAAATCCATGAGAGTGATGGTGATAATCATCATGTTTCCCGTTACAGCCATCAGGTACATGATTAAGAAAAGGACAAAGAAAAATATCTCTAGTTTGCCATTCTCAGTGAATCCCAGCAGTAGAAATTCATTGATCTTTGTTTGGTTCTCCATAAAGTCTTGACTTTCATGAGTTATCTGCTGGCAAAAGATGAGTATAGATAAgtagcattattatcattatcattatgaaGTTAAGCCAAGCCTGCCTGGATCAGACCACAGAATCATATAGTTCAGCCTCCTGTTTCATACATTGACTCAGAATcggattcatagaatcacagagttgaaaggggccacaaggggcatctagtcaaaacacctgcaatgcaaaaatccttTTGCCCAGTGTTTGACCTGAACCCaagaccctaagattaagagtctcatgctcttccagCTGAGCTAAATAATCTGTGGAAATTCACACAACTGGATTCAACTGACCATACCTGCAAAGATAGAGGGAAAATGTCCATTTACAAGTGCCATTTTTATCCAAAGCACACATGCAAAGAgtcaagcacacatgcatacactTGATCACTTGCAAAGTCCTTGTCTGACAACATATCTGAAAAGAAATTAATTGGGACCACCAATATTTATTGGTAATTGACATTCACACAAATGGTTAGTACTTCCACTTAATGAAGACTTAATAACAGTGTTTGTGGGATAGTGTGCGAGGAAGACAGTTACTGAATTTGCACATCACCAGGGTTGGTCCTAACTTATGCTGAGTGAGGCAGTTACGTACCTTATGGAACAGAAGATGAACGGTATTACTGCAATGTTTAGGACAGAGTTGTGGACACCACAAGCCCTGCCATATAATCCTTCAGCTAAAGTTTGGTAGAGGACTTCACTGTGTCACCAGTGTTGACGTAAGAGTCAGCTGCCACAGTATAGGCAGTTTCTGTAGCTGGAGGGAAGGTGACATCCTGCCCTTTGCCACATGCTCCGTAATACCTCATCTCACCATGTCCATTGTATTGTGACTGCCTCTGCCCTGAAAGAGAGTCTGACTTCACTGTGACAATGGTTGGATTACCAAAAACACAATTTGAGCCAATGGGATTGTGGCAGGAAATTGCTACAACAGCTTTGCTAACCATCACGGAGCTCAGGTCAGAAAATCACCATGTACGGCATTTGTGGCTTGAAGTCAGAGTACATAGAAGCCTTCCTGCCCAAAATGGTTGTGAGAGAGCTCTAAGATTTCAAAAAGTGTGTAATTGGAGTCCAGCCACAGTGCCTAAAGGAACACAGGTGGAAGGGAGGAAATACTATGAATATAATGGCAAAAGTGGTCAAATTCTTCtataaatagtaatagtaacaataataataacaaaaaaaaaatatttataccccacccatctggctgggtttccccagccactctgggccacttacagcatatataaatattgtaaaacatcagacattaaacatttcctgatacagggatgccttcagctgtcttccttCAGAAGAGCATAGCTGGCATTCACCCCTCAAGTCTTTCCCCTTCAATCtgagggtgtttttttggggagagggaggggggagtattATAGATGTACTATATGTAATTGAAATAGGAACAAGCAGATCTATTGATTTTGGCTCAAATCTCATTCACATGCATTAATTCTGATTCTATATCAATTtgatcctttaaaaataatagtcCTGCCAAACAGATAAACACAGATATATAGATATGCTCTCACACACTGATGAAGCCCTTATTATGTTAAGGAAAGCATCAACATTCTTCACATTACATTGTTGTTAAATGTGTGTTGTTGAAGGCTTTCAAAACAACTAATAACACATAAACGGGGGAGGGGGTGTTTTTCAAAAATTTCAGTTCTTGAAATTTTggaatgctgttctccagccaagtagtgGGTGCAGATGTGCTTATACTAGGATAAAAAGTCcattaaaatgcacacattggTGACAATAACATGTCAAAGTTCATTATATTATgataaattgcttttaaaaatatgtagatTAGGAAGAAATGTGCGCATTAGGGAAAATTttttcatgaagacttaaaaaaatatgtaaatacAAGCTGATTTGCCAAAAATTTGTACTAGTTAACTA
Protein-coding regions in this window:
- the LOC114583503 gene encoding olfactory receptor 6C75-like, encoding MENQTKINEFLLLGFTENGKLEIFFFVLFLIMYLMAVTGNMMIITITLMDFRLRTPMYFFLRNYAILEIGYTTAAIPKALFNLASGRKTISYAGCISQLFFYFFLGTTDFFLLTVMSFDRYMAICNPLRYTTTMNERFCTLLVLFSWIGSLAVILAQTLLYVQFPVCGSNIIDHFFCDSKALLHLLCGDTHFLELSSFILSVFTLLGTLAITVVSYVNIISTVLHIPSAAGRQKAFSTCASHITIVTVTYGSCISMYVIPERDGGQNFNKVVAVLNNVVCPLMTPFVYSLRNRQVQDALKNAFAYKHVFNKMQRNSCSLK